CCATATATTTGAGAGTCATTTTTTTGGAAGATGAttcttttactttcttttttttttgttggaaacCAATTGCTCAGATTCCaaatccttttttttcttcgaaacttttaatttgatttttgaaCGATATCTTCAATAATTTTGGGGTCATGGCGAAACTTACACCTAATCCACTTTTAAACATGGCTTTAGCTTTAGCAATAAGCCTTGCAATCACCCCGAACTCTTGAGTTAGACCCAAAGAAAATAATGGATGCTGAACGGAATTTGGTACATGCAAATGTATACCTTTAGTAATCCTCACTGAAGGAAATTGTTCATCCCATGTTTTGGGATGAAAAACACAGATTTTATTGATATATTGAAAAATTGTAAGTGGTAAAATATGAGAGAACGGAAAGAAAtcgaaaaaaatatagaaaatccaaaaataaaaaggattGAGATTTACCTGTAATGGATTCTACAATATTAGGAGGGATGcacgaaaaatcaaaatttgaatcttGATATAGTTGAGTGTTTTACGGGAAGACAAAGGGTTTAATGACTAGAATAGAGGGTTTGAGTGGAGAGAGAAAGTGATATGatttgtataaaaaataattgaaagaatAAGTGACATTTAGTTTGATACAAAATCAGACGTGGACCTCTTAATAGCCAAAATCTATAACTGTAACCCATATTTGTAATTACTTTAAAGAGTAGTTAAATAGCATAATTAACCCTTATAAATTAGCTTAGTTgtgtaatttttcctattttttacTGGGACAAGATGAAATTGGATGGGGAGGACCAACATATGAAGCCCAAAAAGGATAATGAGGACCAACATTTTTCTTTCTTCGTGTACTAattttccatccaattattgtcTACTAGTCTTGGCTTTTGTTTAATCAGAAAGGAGAAGGAGGGGAAGTAAGTTTTAACATACTGTGATGCATACTTCTTACTGGGATAAAATTTGGTGAAATGGTACATTTATAGTTTAAGGTCATCACTTTATTTTACCGGATCAATGGGAGGCCTATCCATATAAATAGTTTGGGAAGATGAGATATGCGCAAAATATACTTTTACTTTAGGTAAGGTTTCAGGTTCTTTTCGATAAGACCCTcaatttacaacaacaacaacaacccagtgaaatcccacattgtggggtctggggagggtagagtgtacgcagacctgactcctaccaatgtaggacggctgtttccgaaagaccctcggctcaataaaaacataaaaacatataaaaacataaaaacatagaaaaaggtcagacatgattattagagtaaataagtaaataagtaaataagtagatgacgaaaatggtccaaacaatagtataatcaaagcacaaaaaaaaaacagtagatattattattagataataacataaataccataaataacatacatcagagtacaaggaATCATAGTGCATTAATACGCTTACGAATAAGGGTGAATAAAACcattatgtactagccttctaccctaatgtgtgtcctccacaccctcctatctagggtcatgtcctcggtaagtcgtaaatgcgccatgtcctgtctgatcacctctccccaatatttcttcggcctacccctacctcttctgaaaccatccatggccaacctctcacatctccgcactggtgcatctgggactctcctcttcacatgtccaaaccatctcagtcgcgtttcccgcatcttgtcttccaccgcggccactcctaccttttctcgaatagcctcatttctaatcctgtcactcctggtatgcccacacatccatctcaacattctcatctcggcaaccttcatcttttgcacgtgtgagaccttaactggccaacactccgccccatataacatagctggtctaacgaccactttgtagaacttgcccttaagttgtggtggcaccttcttgtcacataacaccccggaggcgagcctccatttcatccatcctgccccaatacggtgtgtgacatcctcgtcgatctctccgtTGTCTTGCAtaatagaaccaaggtacttaaaactacttctcttttggatggcttggtccccgagcctaacttccgcgccaacctcttgaggtgtctcactgaacttgcactctaggtactctgtcttggtcctactcagcttaaaccccttagactccaaggtgcgtctccaatcttccagcttagcgttaactccgctacaagtctcatcgatgaggactatgtcgtccgcaaaaagcatacaccatggcacctcaccttgaatttgtcacgtcaatccatccatcaccaaggcaaataggaacgggctaagagctgatccttgatgcaaccccatcataactgggaagtgttctgagtcccctcctactgtccttaccctggttttggcaccctcgtacatgtccttgatcacccttatgtacgctacaggtacacctttagcctccaaacatctccatagtatctctcgtgggactttatcgtaagccttttccaagtcgatgaataccatatgcaagtctctcttcctctccctatattgctccattagtctcctcataaggtggatggcttctgtagttgagcgtcccggcataaatccgaattggttttctgaaatagacacgcctctcctcaccctcatctctaccactctttcccacactttcatagtatggcttagaagcttaatacctctatagttgtcacagctctggctatcccctttgtttttgtaaagcgggatcatgatgctcgatctccattctacgggcatcgttgccgtcgtaaagatgacattaaataacctagtcagccattccaaacctaccgggcccgcactcttccaaaattctccagggatctcgtcaggtccggtcgctcttccccggcgcatcctacgaacagcatccttaacctcctcgaccgtaatactcctacaacccccaaaatcgtgactacttcctgtatgttccaaatctcccaacacaatttctctgtcccctttgtcattcaaaagtttatggaagtatgactgccatctttgtttgataagggtctcctctaccaatacttttccgtcttcgtctttaatgcacttcacttgatccacatcgcgtgcccttctctcccgggccctggctagcctgaataattttctgtccccacctttctcttccagttcagcataaagacgttcaaaagctgccatttttgctgttgcaaccgccgacttcgcctccttcctcgctatcttatacagttctccattcgtccacttctccacctcatccttgctctccatTAGCTTAGCATatgccaccttctttgcttccactttcccttgcacttctccattccaccaccagtcccctcgatgccgactacgactacctgtcgagactcctagcacttcccttgctacagccCTAATATAACTAGCTGTCCTAACCCACATatcgttcgcatccccactactatcccaggcccccatatccttcaatttctctcccatctcaaaggcactaaccgttgtcaaactcccccatctgatcctaggtcgttcttccccgaccctcctcgtcctcgtcatctttatccctaaatccatcactaagagcttatgtcgggttgtaaggttgtcgatcgggatgaccttacagtctttgcacaaacctttatcatccttcctaaggagtaaaaaatctatctgagttttagccactgaactacggaaggttaccaagtggtcctccttctttgggaaactcgagttggctatcaccaagccgaaagctcttgcgaaatccaacagtgcggttcctcctccatttctgtccccgaagccaaagcccccatgcacatcatcataccctacCGAAATAGATCCGATatgcccattgaaatctcctcccacgacaagcttctcagtaggtggtatgcctcccactaactcgtccaactcctcccaaaagcgcctcttatcctcctcgcataAGCctgcttgcggcgcataagcactaataacgttcaacgtgatcccttcaacgaccattttaatcgacatcatcctatcattgactctcctaacctccaccacctgatcccttaaatcactgtctattaaaatgcctaccccatttctgtacttcgatttaccagaaaaccaaagcttatacccgtctatctccttagctttagagccgacccattttgtctcctggacacaagctatattaatcttcctcttctttagaatcttaaccagttctatagatttacccgttaacgtcccaatgttccaagaacctattctcagtctacacgctcctttaacccacttacctttccttaccctcgtccccgtcaATGAGccagaacatgaccctagtctaccatcactaacCAAATCCACgaaaatgcgtatgaactaataaattattcgggGGTTTAAAATcggcaaaatgtaactacaagtatatgaacaaaggatagaatataaagatataaaaaccggaggtaccaactccggtagaaatgaacctggttgccgcCGGAAAATACTGCTCACGTCGGGGTACTGTTCACGTCGGCGTACTTAGTTGTGTTGCAGTTGTTTTTCGTCACCGGAAATACAGATCTGTACacctgaaaaaaaaaaaaaaaaaaaaaaaaaaaaaaaaaaaaaaaaactttgccGGAAAAACTAGAGCTTCGCCGGAAAAACTGGAACTTTGCCGGAAAAACTTGAGATgtaattgaaaggaaaaaaaaatagaaacgaTATGCCTTAACTAAGACGCAAATTTCCTAACAATGCAATCGAATAATGCAATCGAATAGTGAAGATAACAGATCTAGTTAacccaaaaacaaaaaagaaagacaGATCTGTTGTTAAAAGAAGGAGGGGAGCTGCGACAGTGTGGTGCAGATCTAAACCTTTATCTGGATGAACTGTGTTTCAACAAATGGAATCCAAAACTTTcgcaaaaaaagaaagaaaaacccAGCTAGATATCTATCAGACAACAAATTAGAAAaagttcaaaaattcaaaaatagttGCAGATCTATGTATGACCTGACCCTCaatttgaaaaacatatttTCAAAACAGGTTTAAGAAATACAAGAGTGAAAAGTTAAGCAGAAAAATAACAAAGGAAGAGTAAGAATTGACAACAAAAAATAGTAGACATAgacaaaataatcaaaaataataaaatagagGAATACGATAATATTAACACAATAGTAGTGAAACTGATGAGGAAAATCAGATAAAGTGTTCTACTCAcccacaaaataaaaaagaaaaaacaacgtTCGAACTATCCACAAATCTTGCTAGTTGGAATTAAAATCGTCATTTGGTAGCTAGTGAAGAGGTAACTTATCTATGTATTAATTTATGTATAAGTTATACATGCAGTCGATATCTAGTAAGTTAGTCATGTATAAAACTCACCTAAGTAATCCATTtataagttatgaagaaagTTGATGTATTATATTATACGAGGTAGAAGATAgaataactaatacatgcatAGTTAATACCTGCATAATTTAATCTGACTGCCAAACGAGTTGCATTGATTGAATATATTCTGCCGTAGTCTGAAACTCAAAAGGGGATGTAGCTCAGATGGTAGAGCGCTCGCTTAGCATGCGAGAGGTACGGGGATCGATACCCCGCATCTCCACTTTTTCCTGCCAACTTTTTTACTTCTATTGGGCCCAAGTGAAAATTGGTCCAATTGACACAGTACATAGCAGAAGCCCATCGAACTAAGCCTGGACCAACAGAAACCAAAAAAAGATACTAATTTAAACCTAATGTGTAATCaataaataatagtaataaaaaaagGTAATTTGATTACAGAACTCAATTTCATATCCTTTTAGTAACAATTAAATCATTGTTTTGATAGATCTTTTTTACtactacttcttcttcttcttttggctTGGAAGTGTGTCAATAACTCTTATAAATGGCGGAACTaagattttcattaagaaatatcaaaatacacaaaaataaacacactaaaaagctaaaaaaaatcaacatacAATATAtacgaaaaataatttttttcctattttcctTTAGTTACAAACTTGAAAGTTGTATCAATAGGCGGATCCataatttatattgttttcCGAAACAAAGTTGTGGTGTCATTGTAAATGGATTTTGTAGATTCCCCTATGAGATTAACTGCAGCATTTACTTCTTCTACGACTCTCTGCTAATTAGTACTTAAATCACTCTACTAATTTGGATAAAGAAtacgaaaaaaataattaattgaaatCAGAATTTGACTAGTTAAATTtccatattttatcttttttagatttttcaatTCAGACACCGTCCTTGAATTTATCTTTCTGAGCAAAAGGAGAACATATATACAATATGAAACTAGACAACTTTAATTTGATCTCTCTGTACACATTGAACTTTGGAAAATATATTCACACGTTAACGCTGGTTCACacataaattttgaagttaaaattttgaaaaaattgattttttgaaattgtaattattaaaatttaaaattatatttaaacatGCATTTTAAACATATGAAAGAATATACTCCTAATAACATCTTAgtttttaatcaaaatataGGACACCCAACACTCGTCTGTGTTTAAATGGGATTGcccaaaattatataaatagaCATAATCATTTTCTCAATAAACGTGGGGCATTTAACACTGCATAACATTTATCGGAGCTAAATCCATTACTTGAGGGACCATCTTTAATTTGCTCGTTGGCAAAACGCCTTGACGCGTGCGTCTAGTTAATTTGTTTGGACATCTAAAACTTGAACTACTTTAACATGAAGATTCAACATTTGGTAAATGAAGAATATGGTGAAGTTTactttaataaaataatgaactTTAGCTTGATCCTAATTCAATCATAAAAGATACCTCATATATCAGATGATCACGATATATTATCGAAAATCATATAATAAAGAGATCAACATCACATTTCCTTCAAATGTGAGTACattaaattaattaacataTATTGAAACAACTTAGGAAAACATTTGGTCTAACAACAACACCATAGCCATGGCAAAACCAGAATCAAATCCTGGCATTACAACTAATACAAAAACTTCTAATCCAAAAGTAACACCACCAGTTACTGCTTGTTTCTTCCTAATTTCTGCCACAACATTTCTTGATTTTGCATCCAACACTTTACATGTTCTGTTTGCATATGACCCTTCAATAATATAAGAATATGTCTTGTCTGATGATGTTCCATGATAATAAACATGGGCAAGTACATTAATGTTACTTTGTAAAATCTTCATTGGTTTCTTTACACAAAATATAGGCTTCTTTCTTAATGATGTTGTCTTGTGATCATGATCTCCAAGTACTTCTCCTTCATATATGAACCAATTGTTGTCTACTATCCTTAGCTTCTGCTaaatcatccaaaaaaaaaagagatgaaaATTAAAGACTCTTTATTCAATGACTTAGTCAGAATTTTTActagaaattcaaaatataaaaaagtaaacacACTAGATAAAGTAATAACAATTGCTAAATAGTgcttatctatttattttttttatcaagctCACAAATATTAGTACATGCTTTACAATTATTAGTAGTTATCTTTTAAGatgatttaataatttaaatttcttaGCACTATGAAGTCATACCAAAAATAACTACAAATAAATATCTACTAAAAATAAGACTATAACttaaaaagtaagaaaataagCAAGTTGATCATTATCATAGATTTTAGATcagattttaaaaatttcaagttcCGAATTCTAATTTCATTTTTCACTCAAGAAAACgttaaaaaatttcaagtaaaatacatgttcaaaaactcaaatttttaaattttaacttcaaaatctaTGACCAAACAGAAAGTAAGACTTATCAAGTCTGCAAAATACAGTAGTTGTTGTGTGCTAAGATAAAATTAGTCGACCTAATTAGTAGTTGTTGATATTTGTTACACTTGTTAAAAATAGTTCTTATCTTATGGTCAATATCTTGTAACGTCAGTCACGCATAAAGAAAATTTATGCAATTTGATTTTCGAAAAAATAAATGGACGGAGAGAGTATTAATTACCTTATGCCGACATATAGTGAGAATGGGTTTCCCAGAACCATCCATTAGAATTGTTTGGTCACGTCTACCAGAATAATTATCAACTCTGTACACTAAATTTCCATCCGACCCAATAACTGTAAATCCTTTACAGCTAAAAATGAGTGATTTTCTCCATACTGTTAAAGATATACACGATGATATTGATGACGATAATGATGATGCTGTTGCTAATTCCTTGCAGCTGCTATTATTGTTCTTGAAATCTTGTAATTGATGATCTTGATTATTCAAAGATCTGAAACTTATTGATTTTAAGAAGAGAagcattttttttcctttctctaaTTATCTCTCTAGATTTATATACTTTTTTTTGTGGGGAGAACTTTTTGGCTAACGTAAGATAGGAAGATCTTTGTAGGAGATGGGATATTTATAGATGctaagttattttatttttcattttttgggtTGTAATTATTAATGTAGGTGTTTGTAAAGAGGGGAGCAAACAAATTAACATGTGGCTGTTGGACATTGGTCGAGgcagtatatttttttttctcgaacacaaattcaaaaagaaattaCGTCGTCCTTTCATTTACCTAACTCAATGTCCCATGCATTTGATGACTTTTAAAACCACTATAGTAGTTCTAATGGAACAGTGGATGGGTTATTTTCTGAggtattaaatttgaattttggatataaatattttttttttgataagaaGAGTGATTTATGCGGCGTGAATTCAAAATAATCAGATTTCAATACAGATATCGAAcaccaaattaaaaaaaaaaaaagttttgaattcTAATGGATAAGTTTTCTTATCGACTTAATCTTAATGTCTTACGTTAATATTTTTCTGTCTCAAAATATTAGTAATGtgtgttttttattttacacACCTCTAAAAAACATTAATTAAGatgaatatttaattattttatctttatattttaacGCTTTATGAGTGAAATTGTAGTTTTCAACAAAAATTActattaaagataaaataaaaaaatacaattaattttatcaaatataattaattttatcgtgaaataatacatatatttttaataaaaatgacATATATTTGAAACGATGAAGTATAGATAATTATTTATGGTTAGTATAGATTTTTACTTATTAAATAAGGTAAATAACTTGTTATATTAGATTAAGTTAATTATTACTAAATGACATCTCTAAAAGATTTGCCACAATCAAAGACAGACCAAATATAGGAGATATGTTGGGAGATAATCTCTCGTCGCGGTATTATGTAATTTTTGTGTGgatatttaacttaaaatcctTTTCTTATTAGCTAAAAGGTTGTTTATtacgaaagaaaatatttttaatgaaaaaaagtaattcttttttccttgcttctaatatttgaaaaaagtaacttttCTACTCATTTTTAGCGATGGGCTATGAAGGTGTATGGGAGAATATTTATGAaacttattaattttttttattaaagaattcattttcttagtttttaATAAGAAAATGTTTGGTAAAAATTAGCATTATACCAAACACACATTATAGTCAAACTCTGATATGACTGTTGGAAAATGTGCCACGTGTTTGATTAAGTTAATTGAATTATGAGATTCCTTATTGTTTGTCCTCTTACTAATTggcttaatttttaaataatcttCTCTCTTTGTCTCCTAAATGAGAGTTAGGAACTTCGATTAACGTTATCTCTTGTTAATAAGAGACAAAATATAGAACCAGAAATTCTGGAATGTGAGTTATCAACTCTTAAGACATTGCCAGTACTGCCGCTCTTCCTTTTTTGACATTAATTTACATGACCTTTATgtgttataattatttttacatttttctcTTACAACTTGTTGCTACAATATCTTGTTCCAAATAAAATCTACCCTTTCGTTCAATATTAGttatcataatttattttttgagagTTAATCTAAATATCTTTTAGAATTAAATTAGATttgattaatttaatattttaaaaattatatataaaaatattattctatatATTGTAATTCTTTTCATATCACTATGatcatgaaaaaatatattttaaaatattaattaaagttCATATAGTTTGactcttaaaaaaatatgacaattaaaatagaaaacaaAGAATACTTAATtgccataaaaaaaatatttaataaagcttccaaggtaaaaaaataaaaaaataaaacttgaaaacttTTTAGTTTGAAATTATCAATCGGGTAATAAGATGTTTGTCATGAAAAGATGAAACATATAAGACCATAAAGTCTTTTAATTTTTCTAGAAGTTCACATAAAATGATCAATTTAGTCACTGTGTTGGAACTAGGAAGGACTCCATCCGAACCTTTTAATTTGTcactttataaaaataaaataaaataaaaataggtccaaaatatttgtcactttaaaaaataagaacacattgatttttttttcaattctattattttttattattggagatacattattaaataaataaaaatatattttctctaattatttaatttttttaataaaatatcatatctaAGCAGAGTTCCTAAGTTCGAGTTTCACCTccattcattctcaaaaaaaaaatctatatgTTTAGCTCAGTAAACAAAATCAAGTTCACACATGAGAGATTgtgttaaaaatatatatattatatctaTTAAGCAATAAAATTGTGTTTCTTCTAATCACTTAAGCTTATAAATGTCATAATCACTACTCTAAATTCACTAGTACTCCAAAAAGACATAATCATTTGAGTAAGGGATTAATTATAAGAGTAATTTGATTAAATATTTTCGCTTATTTATTTTGCTGGCTACCCAGGAGATTGATCATTGATGACTATATGAAGCAAAATACGAGAAGAATTAGGACTCTAAAACTGTGTTTATTAATTGcatttttaataaattgaaGTCATGATTTTAATGCATGTGGCAGATAAGGTAGGGGGACCTTATTACACTATTTTCAGTACCAGTCACGTTAttatccaagaaaatatttatgtGGGACAAAAGAATATTTATAAGTAGGTACTGCGAGTCTTTATAATAAAGTATGCAGCACGAGAAATAccttttttcaattatttataTAACTAAGTGACAAAAACACGtagttaatttctttttttctttcttgaatTTTATACATGGAACTAATTAAACTGATCGAGTTTTAATATGATCATTTCTCTTTCCTGCATTTTCGATTTGATATGATTCCTTTGTTAATCAACACTCAAATCTTTGGAAAATTTTCTGGAAATAGATATTTTGTTTGCTTTTTTTGAGTGCAGAGATTTATATTATGTTACGTTAgagatttatattatattttgtagAAAAACTTATACAAGCAAATAGATAAAAACACACTTTTAactttttgattatataataccAATTTAGATTGTGGTAGAGTGGTAAGTACTCTTTCATTCTTAATTAGAAGTCTCGGGCTCGAATCCCCGACCTGAATACGGTTATACAATTATACTCCTTTTTTTATCCttgatttggagttcgaaggtCAAACTAACTAATGTTTGTTGTGACTTCagacataaatttttaaattttttttaaagtaaaatttacatatttagaaactatattaataaaaattaatataactCATAATACTtatcaattcaaaatatttagaaaatattaaaaaatatatgattaaagaaaatattatttaattattcacataataagaaaaacaaactgAAAAGTAAGAAGTATCTTTACATCCTTTTATCTAGATATGTAGATACGTTATACTGAACGTGAGACATTGTATAACTCAAAAATCCTCCTAATATTTGATCTTTATCTAAGAGTACTTCAGACAGAAATTAAAATGCACGATATAAAAAATACAACAGAAATTCAAGATTTTAGCTATGCACCATTATATTAAAGcaaataatttgttttgatgtgaaattttaaattatactataAAAGATATTTCAAAGATATGGCTGTCcccatatatatgaattgtgaTAGCCTCCTTCTAACTTTACGTAACAAAGTGCATGTCTTTTTTCTGTGGTTGCACTTTTATTCACGTCTCTTCTTTAATGCCAAGACAAAATTTAATGTCTAATATTTTCCTTCAGTTTTCTTACTGTAGAAAATTCAACAAAAGGTTCCTAATTATCTAGAATCTTAACAACAATCCATGTAATTTGTTTTACGATTTTGACAGAATTCAATAATTCTATTTGAATTATGTATGTAAATTGAGAAATCACTAAatatttgcatataataattaagttgcAACCCAATGGAGCGACCCACCCGCCCATTCTCTCACCTCTTGAATGGAGTCTTATATGGCGTAAATTTAAAATAGTTAGACTCCAATgctaatattaaatatttagtgaaaaaaataatctccagaactcataaatattatattttgaaatccaCCAGAAAAGTTACTATTTTCTGTAAAAAGAGGAagataataaaattaaagaagagtTTAAGTATATACACTATCGATAAAGAAAATTTTTGCATCATCAAATCATTTTTACTTATTGTGATAGATAACCTGTCTTATTTTTCAAGATTACATATATTTCTTTCGTTCAATTCTACTTGTCACATTTAGACTTGACAGACCCATTAAAAAAACAATGACGATTGATCTGACTATTTTGCCATACtaaccctatttatagatgtttTGCTTTACGTCTTAGAAAATAATTTGgagaataattaatta
The genomic region above belongs to Solanum dulcamara chromosome 5, daSolDulc1.2, whole genome shotgun sequence and contains:
- the LOC129888595 gene encoding protein LURP-one-related 17-like isoform X2, with the protein product MLLFLKSISFRSLNNQDHQLQDFKNNNSSCKELATASSLSSSISSCISLTVWRKSLIFSCKGFTVIGSDGNLVYRVDNYSGRRDQTILMDGSGKPILTICRHKKLRIVDNNWFIYEGEVLGDHDHKTTSLRKKPIFCVKKPMKILQSNINVLAHVYYHGTSSDKTYSYIIEGSYANRTCKVLDAKSRNVVAEIRKKQAVTGGVTFGLEVFVLVVMPGFDSGFAMAMVLLLDQMFS
- the LOC129888595 gene encoding protein LURP-one-related 17-like isoform X1, which encodes MLLFLKSISFRSLNNQDHQLQDFKNNNSSCKELATASSLSSSISSCISLTVWRKSLIFSCKGFTVIGSDGNLVYRVDNYSGRRDQTILMDGSGKPILTICRHKQKLRIVDNNWFIYEGEVLGDHDHKTTSLRKKPIFCVKKPMKILQSNINVLAHVYYHGTSSDKTYSYIIEGSYANRTCKVLDAKSRNVVAEIRKKQAVTGGVTFGLEVFVLVVMPGFDSGFAMAMVLLLDQMFS